A window of the Brassica napus cultivar Da-Ae chromosome A2, Da-Ae, whole genome shotgun sequence genome harbors these coding sequences:
- the LOC106411063 gene encoding photosynthetic NDH subunit of subcomplex B 5, chloroplastic, which translates to MATINSTVMILSPKSIPKIINSKLRVGVSDQTTGFSPNVVKCVSSPSCRRLKLAKLVSAAGLSQIEPDINEDPIGQFELNSIEMEDFKYGYYDGAHTFYEGEVEKGTFWGAIADDIAAVDPPSGFQGLISWLFLPAIAAGMYFDAPGEYLFIGAGLFTIVFCIIEMDKPDMPHNFEPQIYKMERGARDKLINDYNTMSIWDFNDKYGDIWDFTVEKDDIATR; encoded by the exons atggcaACCATTAATTCAACTGTCATGATTCTCTCTCCCAAATCGATCCCAAAGATCATCAATTCGAAACTCAGAGTTGGTGTTTCTGATCAGACCACCGGTTTCTCTCCCAACGTCGTGAAATGTGTCAGTTCCCCCTCTTGCCGGAGATTAAAGTTAGCCAAGCTGGTCTCCGCTGCTGGGTTGTCGCAGATCGAACCAGATATCAACGAAGATCCCATTGGTCAGTTCGAGCTTAACAGTATTGAAATG GAGGATTTCAAGTATGGGTATTACGATGGAGCTCATACTTTCTACGAAGGAGAAGTTGAGAAGG GAACGTTTTGGGGAGCAATTGCTGATGATATTGCTGCTGTGGATCCTCCATCTGGGTTTCAAGGTTTAATCTCTTGGTTGTTTCTTCCTGCCATTGCTGCTGGGATGTATTTTGATGCTCCG GGTGAGTACTTGTTCATAGGTGCGGGTTTGTTTACCATAGTGTTCTGTATAATAGAGATGGATAAACCAGACATGCCCCACAACTTCGAACCTCAGATTTACAAAATGGAGAGAGGAGCTCGTGACAAGCTCATTAATGACTACAACACTATGAGCATTTGGGACTTTAATGACAAGTATGGTGATATCTGGGATTTCACCGTCGAGAAGGATGATATCGCCACAAGATAA